The proteins below come from a single Streptomyces spongiicola genomic window:
- a CDS encoding aldehyde dehydrogenase family protein has product MTTGTALHWIDGTWVGGPGGRDGAAARPAPGEQGADGREMAARALAAARRAFGETRWKDDRHLRARTLHEMADLFATRRGQLADALAQVDGNRRRARFEAETVPSRLRYFASLVRTEHGRALEAAPGQGSLVLRRPRGVVGIVVPRRSPVVLLVCSLAPALAAGTTSVVRMPGQTARVNALVFGIFSETESLPRGVVNGFTEDDGAGARYLVAAADVPCAPDGAAREASAMDDFVECERVTITPGTIQR; this is encoded by the coding sequence ATGACCACTGGGACCGCGTTGCACTGGATCGACGGCACCTGGGTCGGCGGACCGGGAGGCCGGGACGGAGCCGCAGCCCGTCCGGCGCCGGGGGAGCAGGGGGCGGACGGGCGCGAGATGGCGGCACGGGCGCTCGCGGCGGCCCGGCGGGCCTTCGGCGAGACCCGCTGGAAGGACGACCGGCACCTGCGCGCCAGGACCCTGCACGAGATGGCCGACCTGTTCGCCACCCGCCGCGGGCAGCTCGCCGACGCACTGGCCCAGGTGGACGGCAACAGGCGGCGCGCGCGCTTCGAGGCGGAGACGGTGCCGTCGCGGCTGCGGTACTTCGCCTCGCTCGTACGCACCGAGCACGGCCGCGCCCTCGAAGCCGCCCCGGGGCAGGGCTCCCTCGTCCTGCGGCGCCCCCGCGGGGTGGTGGGAATCGTCGTGCCGCGCCGGTCCCCGGTCGTCCTGCTCGTCTGCTCCCTGGCCCCGGCCCTGGCGGCCGGCACGACGAGCGTGGTGCGGATGCCGGGGCAGACGGCCCGCGTCAACGCCCTGGTCTTCGGGATCTTCTCGGAGACCGAGTCGCTGCCGCGCGGCGTCGTGAACGGCTTCACGGAGGACGACGGGGCGGGCGCGCGGTATCTGGTCGCCGCCGCCGATGTGCCGTGCGCCCCCGACGGGGCCGCCCGGGAAGCGTCGGCGATGGACGACTTCGTCGAGTGCGAGCGGGTGACGATCACCCCGGGGACCATCCAGCGATAG
- a CDS encoding SpoIIE family protein phosphatase: MGGTEAFPGDPVPSVEAGPAPPGGLLDVLGLAPVVLDAEGRIALWGRQAEELLGYTAQEALGQYALRLLVEEEHFGTVFDLFSSVMESGENWAGVFPVRHKDGAVRLLEFRNMRLQDRHGGFYALGLSTSQEALRQVERDLALSVRLVDQSPIGLAVLDPDLRCVTVNPALAAVSGLPAEQHVRRRVSETLPFLDAVRLEAAMRRVLETGTPMVDRQVLGRTPSDQDTEHAWSVSLYRLEDARGRILGVALSVVDVTDRHHAAREAERARHRLALVADASMRIGTTLDLWETARELADVAVPELADIAAVDVLDSAVEGRRESVPADGTAVFRALAVSAAHPTVAVQAADPPGELTCYDADRLVTRCVRTGEPIVVPRVAGGDLPRIARDAAASVLLAAAGVHSYLAVPLIARGVVLGALDLKRFRNPVPFDADDVLLAGELASRAAVCIDNARWYQQQRDAALALQRSLLPRHPPNLVGLEVASRYQPAGAVSEVGGDWFDILPLGDGKTALVVGDVMGSGINAATAMGRLRTATQTLASLGLGPEEVLRHLDSITAGLEPYIATCLYALYDPHRGRLCVSTAGHLPPVLLRPGEAPVLLDLPTGVPLGVGGVEFRSVCFALRPGDTLVLYTDGLVETRDEDIDARLHVLLTLMAGPAAGLEETCDRLLRALRRGTVEDDVALLIARVRE; the protein is encoded by the coding sequence ATGGGTGGCACCGAAGCGTTCCCCGGTGACCCGGTACCGAGCGTGGAGGCCGGCCCCGCACCGCCCGGCGGGCTGCTCGACGTCCTCGGACTGGCGCCGGTGGTACTGGACGCGGAGGGGCGGATCGCCCTGTGGGGCCGTCAGGCCGAGGAGCTGCTGGGCTACACCGCTCAGGAGGCGCTCGGGCAGTACGCGCTGCGGCTGCTGGTCGAGGAGGAGCACTTCGGGACCGTCTTCGACCTCTTCTCCAGCGTGATGGAGAGCGGCGAGAACTGGGCCGGGGTGTTCCCCGTCAGGCACAAGGACGGCGCGGTCCGGCTGCTGGAGTTCCGCAACATGCGGCTCCAGGACCGGCACGGCGGCTTCTACGCCCTGGGGCTGTCCACCAGTCAGGAGGCCCTGCGCCAGGTGGAGCGCGACCTGGCGCTGTCGGTACGGCTGGTGGACCAGTCGCCGATCGGCCTCGCCGTGCTCGACCCCGATCTGCGCTGTGTGACGGTCAACCCGGCGCTGGCGGCAGTCAGCGGGCTTCCGGCGGAGCAGCATGTGCGCCGCCGGGTGAGCGAGACCCTGCCGTTCCTGGACGCCGTCCGGCTCGAGGCGGCCATGCGCCGGGTGCTGGAGACCGGCACGCCCATGGTGGACCGCCAGGTGCTGGGGCGCACACCGTCCGACCAGGACACCGAGCACGCCTGGTCGGTGTCCCTCTACCGGCTGGAGGACGCCCGCGGCCGGATCCTCGGCGTCGCGCTGTCCGTGGTGGACGTGACGGACCGGCACCATGCCGCCAGGGAGGCGGAACGGGCCCGGCACCGGCTCGCCCTGGTCGCCGACGCGTCGATGCGGATCGGCACCACCCTGGATCTGTGGGAGACCGCCCGGGAACTGGCCGACGTGGCCGTGCCGGAACTCGCCGACATCGCCGCCGTGGACGTGCTCGACTCGGCGGTCGAGGGGCGGCGCGAGTCGGTGCCGGCCGACGGCACGGCGGTGTTCCGCGCGCTCGCCGTGTCGGCGGCGCACCCGACCGTCGCGGTGCAGGCGGCCGACCCGCCGGGCGAACTCACCTGCTACGACGCCGACCGGCTGGTCACCCGGTGCGTGCGGACGGGTGAGCCGATCGTGGTGCCGCGTGTGGCCGGCGGGGACCTGCCGCGGATCGCGCGGGACGCGGCCGCGTCGGTGCTGCTGGCGGCGGCGGGGGTGCACTCGTACCTGGCGGTGCCGCTGATCGCCCGCGGGGTGGTGCTGGGTGCGCTCGACCTCAAGCGGTTCCGCAACCCGGTGCCGTTCGACGCCGACGACGTGCTGCTGGCCGGGGAGCTGGCGAGCCGGGCGGCGGTGTGCATCGACAACGCCCGCTGGTACCAGCAGCAGCGCGACGCGGCGCTGGCCCTCCAGCGCAGTCTGCTGCCGCGGCACCCGCCCAACCTGGTGGGGCTGGAGGTGGCCTCCCGGTACCAGCCCGCGGGGGCGGTCAGCGAGGTCGGCGGCGACTGGTTCGACATCCTCCCCCTCGGCGACGGCAAGACCGCGCTGGTGGTGGGGGATGTGATGGGCAGCGGGATCAACGCGGCGACGGCGATGGGGCGGCTGCGCACCGCGACCCAGACCCTCGCCTCGCTGGGTCTGGGGCCCGAGGAGGTGCTGCGGCACCTGGACTCGATCACCGCCGGGCTGGAGCCGTACATCGCGACGTGCCTGTACGCGCTGTACGACCCGCACCGGGGCCGGCTGTGCGTCTCCACGGCCGGGCATCTGCCGCCGGTGCTGCTGCGGCCCGGTGAGGCGCCGGTGCTGCTCGACCTGCCGACCGGGGTGCCGCTGGGCGTCGGCGGAGTGGAGTTCCGCTCGGTCTGCTTCGCCCTGCGCCCCGGGGACACGCTCGTCCTCTACACCGACGGCCTGGTGGAGACCCGCGACGAGGACATCGACGCCCGGCTGCATGTGCTGCTCACCCTGATGGCGGGGCCGGCCGCGGGGCTGGAGGAGACCTGCGACCGGCTGCTGCGCGCCCTGCGGCGGGGGACGGTGGAGGACGACGTGGCACTGCTCATCGCACGCGTGCGGGAGTGA
- a CDS encoding SpoIIE family protein phosphatase, with product MTGSVTLIGESPEDPFSLGRALSVVLDGRGSVVGWSERARELLGFTDEQALGRCAEDFLVAVRDRDLVREAAAGCVRDGSWFGVLPVLDREGRRSRFGVRAARVARVARVARAGRTDRADQADQTDEWLLLGAPAEEVARWEIDRSVMEGLFRRSPIGLSVHDPELAILRVNRPIAHIGGITSDQARGRRIGDFLVAADAETIESRLSEVLETGRPMIFTEQSCRLLADPGAERYVAVSAFRMEDSAGRTLGVTQLVEDVTDRHRARRRLAMLNEASERIGTTLDVEATAQELVDVAVPGIADCVTVDLLPAVGLGEALLPERGDPLRRAAFKSVAPFPERVMYPVGTLRSFPADSPQARALVTRRPVLVARLDGDGAELGLDPERAGRARALGVHSLMVVPLTARGLVLGLVCLWRYAVPEPFEEDDLTLANEFAARAGVAIDNARRYTQEHRTALALQRRLLPREVPSQPAVRVAHRYLPAGGSAGVGGDWFDVIPLSGARVALVVGDVVGHGINAAATMGRLRTAVHTLADLDLEPDEVLSHLDDLVTRLAGEQEQGDDDGPGEQVVGATCLYAVYDPVSRICSVARAGHPPPALVTPEGRVSLPDLPAGPPLGLGGLPFESEELELPENSVLALYTNGLVEGDAHDIEAGLDRLSEALGGPVRPLEDMARSVVDTLLPARPADDVALLLARTRTLAPEQVATWVLPAEPTAPARARALTAGKLTEWGLEEMAFTTELVVSELVTNAYRYAGGPVTLRLIRLHRLICEVSDPSSTSPHLRRARSTDEGGRGLLLVAQLTSRWGTRHAREGKTVWTEQELPG from the coding sequence ATGACCGGATCCGTGACCCTGATCGGTGAGAGCCCGGAGGACCCGTTCTCGCTGGGGCGGGCCCTCTCCGTCGTACTGGACGGGCGGGGATCGGTGGTCGGCTGGAGCGAGCGTGCGCGCGAACTCCTGGGATTCACCGACGAGCAGGCCCTCGGCCGCTGCGCGGAGGACTTCCTCGTCGCCGTCCGCGACCGCGACCTCGTACGGGAGGCCGCGGCGGGCTGTGTGCGGGACGGAAGCTGGTTCGGGGTGCTGCCGGTCCTCGACCGGGAGGGCCGAAGGTCCCGTTTCGGTGTCCGGGCCGCACGGGTGGCACGGGTGGCACGGGTGGCACGGGCGGGCCGAACGGACCGGGCGGACCAGGCGGACCAGACGGACGAGTGGCTGCTGCTGGGCGCGCCGGCGGAGGAGGTCGCCCGGTGGGAGATCGACCGGTCGGTCATGGAGGGGCTGTTCCGCCGCTCCCCCATCGGCCTGTCGGTGCACGACCCGGAGCTGGCGATCCTGCGGGTCAACCGGCCGATAGCGCACATCGGCGGCATCACCTCCGACCAGGCCCGGGGACGGCGCATCGGTGACTTCCTGGTGGCCGCGGACGCCGAGACGATCGAGTCCCGGCTCAGCGAGGTCCTGGAGACCGGGAGGCCGATGATCTTCACGGAGCAGTCGTGCCGGCTGCTCGCCGATCCCGGTGCCGAGCGCTACGTCGCGGTGTCGGCGTTCCGTATGGAGGACTCGGCCGGCCGCACGCTCGGGGTGACCCAGCTGGTGGAGGACGTCACCGACCGGCACCGGGCACGCCGCCGGCTGGCGATGCTGAACGAGGCGAGCGAGCGCATCGGCACCACGCTGGACGTGGAGGCCACGGCGCAGGAGCTGGTGGACGTCGCCGTGCCCGGTATCGCCGACTGTGTGACGGTCGACCTCCTGCCGGCGGTCGGGCTCGGCGAGGCGCTGCTCCCGGAGCGCGGCGACCCCCTGCGGCGGGCCGCGTTCAAGTCGGTCGCGCCGTTTCCGGAGCGGGTGATGTACCCGGTGGGAACGCTCAGGTCCTTCCCCGCGGACTCACCGCAGGCCCGGGCCCTGGTGACCAGGCGCCCGGTGCTGGTGGCCCGCCTGGACGGGGACGGCGCGGAGCTGGGTCTGGACCCCGAGCGGGCCGGGCGGGCGCGAGCGCTGGGCGTCCATTCGCTGATGGTCGTACCGCTGACCGCCCGGGGCCTGGTGCTGGGACTCGTGTGCCTGTGGCGGTACGCCGTCCCGGAGCCGTTCGAAGAGGACGACCTGACGTTGGCGAACGAGTTCGCGGCCCGGGCCGGGGTCGCCATCGACAACGCCCGCCGGTACACCCAGGAGCACCGGACGGCGCTCGCTCTGCAGCGCCGTCTGCTGCCGCGCGAGGTGCCCTCGCAGCCGGCGGTGCGGGTGGCGCACCGGTATCTGCCGGCGGGCGGCTCCGCGGGGGTCGGGGGCGACTGGTTCGACGTGATCCCGCTCTCCGGGGCCCGGGTGGCGCTGGTCGTCGGCGACGTCGTCGGACACGGCATCAACGCCGCGGCGACGATGGGAAGGCTGCGGACGGCGGTGCACACCCTGGCCGATCTGGACCTGGAACCTGACGAGGTGCTGTCCCACCTGGACGACCTGGTGACGCGGCTGGCCGGTGAGCAGGAGCAGGGCGACGACGACGGTCCCGGCGAGCAGGTGGTGGGCGCCACCTGCCTGTACGCCGTGTACGACCCGGTGTCGCGGATCTGCTCCGTGGCCCGCGCGGGCCACCCGCCGCCCGCGCTCGTCACGCCGGAGGGCCGGGTGAGCCTGCCCGACCTGCCGGCCGGGCCCCCGCTGGGCCTCGGTGGGCTGCCGTTCGAGTCCGAGGAGCTGGAGCTGCCGGAGAACAGCGTGCTCGCCCTCTACACCAACGGGCTGGTCGAGGGCGACGCGCACGACATCGAGGCCGGTCTCGACCGGCTGTCGGAGGCCCTCGGCGGCCCGGTCCGGCCGCTGGAGGACATGGCCCGGTCGGTGGTGGACACGCTGCTGCCCGCGCGGCCCGCCGACGACGTGGCGCTGCTGCTGGCCAGGACCCGCACCCTGGCGCCCGAGCAGGTCGCGACCTGGGTGCTGCCCGCCGAGCCGACCGCCCCGGCCCGGGCCAGGGCGCTGACCGCCGGGAAGCTGACCGAGTGGGGTCTGGAGGAGATGGCCTTCACGACGGAGCTGGTGGTGAGCGAGCTCGTCACCAACGCCTACCGCTACGCGGGCGGCCCGGTGACCCTGCGGCTGATCCGTCTGCACCGGCTGATCTGCGAGGTCTCCGACCCCAGCAGCACCTCGCCGCATCTGCGGCGGGCCCGCAGCACCGACGAGGGCGGCCGCGGGCTGCTGCTCGTGGCCCAACTGACGTCGAGGTGGGGGACCCGCCACGCGCGTGAGGGCAAGACCGTCTGGACCGAGCAGGAGCTGCCGGGCTGA
- a CDS encoding cell division protein SepF, with product MSRYERFDVTDEQWEGLAQVVPLRGRNEWPSHVDHRTLPRDGVAAQAAEAEQRRMVVLRVQVFADAREVAEYLLARVPVLLDLTSADTEVAKRILDFSSGVVFGLGCGMHRVDRNVFLLAPVGTEVDGLAETAVPHS from the coding sequence ATGAGCAGGTACGAGAGGTTCGACGTCACCGACGAGCAGTGGGAGGGCCTGGCCCAGGTCGTGCCGCTGCGGGGCCGCAACGAGTGGCCGTCACACGTGGACCACCGGACGCTTCCCCGCGACGGCGTCGCCGCGCAGGCCGCCGAGGCGGAGCAGCGCCGGATGGTCGTGCTGCGCGTGCAGGTCTTCGCCGACGCCCGCGAGGTCGCCGAGTACCTCCTCGCCCGGGTCCCGGTGCTGCTCGACCTCACGAGCGCGGACACCGAAGTCGCCAAGCGCATCCTCGACTTCAGCAGCGGGGTCGTCTTCGGGCTCGGCTGCGGGATGCACCGTGTGGACCGCAACGTGTTCCTGCTCGCGCCCGTCGGCACGGAGGTCGACGGTCTCGCGGAGACCGCCGTCCCCCATTCTTAG
- a CDS encoding nucleotide pyrophosphohydrolase, with the protein MTEPDVRALQRRLAEFAAARNWQPYHTPKNLAVALTVEAAELVEIFQWLTPEESARVMDDPQQAHRVADEVADVLAYLLQFCEVVGVDVLRALSDKIDRNELRFPPAERASGGPATRDRHSPE; encoded by the coding sequence TTGACGGAACCGGACGTGCGGGCGTTGCAGCGCAGACTGGCCGAGTTCGCCGCGGCGCGGAACTGGCAGCCGTACCACACACCGAAGAACCTCGCCGTGGCGCTGACGGTCGAGGCGGCGGAACTCGTGGAGATCTTCCAGTGGCTGACGCCGGAGGAGTCGGCACGGGTGATGGACGACCCGCAACAGGCCCACCGGGTGGCCGACGAGGTCGCCGACGTACTCGCGTATCTGCTCCAGTTCTGCGAGGTGGTCGGGGTCGACGTGCTCCGGGCGCTCTCGGACAAGATCGACCGGAATGAGCTCCGTTTCCCGCCCGCTGAACGGGCGTCCGGCGGTCCCGCAACTCGAGATCGTCACTCTCCGGAGTGA
- a CDS encoding DUF6099 family protein: MDAERLVAIGRRALAECRVAFDVVAEAWQAQALAQAVGGLLAVSGPQELRGEARGLSEASGRAGILADPAALRSGGPRAAQLTEVANPWRALDALGTLLGEVGIALVGVACDTDEEGLYWQCIEAIDAADESSDHVRAMLQRLALCERDRERRRDRDREWAAGAALGGERAARSPDPAEPTASPP, from the coding sequence ATGGATGCGGAACGGCTCGTGGCGATCGGCAGGCGCGCACTCGCGGAGTGCCGCGTGGCGTTCGACGTCGTGGCGGAGGCCTGGCAGGCCCAGGCCCTCGCGCAGGCGGTCGGAGGCCTGCTGGCGGTGAGCGGGCCCCAGGAGCTGAGAGGCGAGGCGCGCGGGTTGAGCGAGGCAAGCGGCCGGGCCGGCATACTCGCCGACCCGGCCGCCCTGCGCTCGGGTGGCCCGAGAGCCGCGCAGCTCACGGAAGTCGCCAATCCCTGGCGGGCGTTGGATGCTCTCGGGACCCTGCTCGGCGAGGTCGGCATAGCGCTCGTCGGCGTCGCCTGCGACACGGACGAGGAGGGCCTCTACTGGCAGTGCATCGAGGCGATCGACGCCGCGGACGAGTCCAGCGACCACGTCCGCGCCATGCTCCAGCGCCTCGCCCTGTGCGAGCGCGACCGGGAGCGCCGAAGAGACCGCGACCGGGAGTGGGCGGCCGGTGCGGCGCTCGGCGGTGAGAGAGCCGCCCGCAGCCCGGACCCGGCGGAGCCGACGGCAAGCCCTCCCTGA
- a CDS encoding LLM class F420-dependent oxidoreductase has protein sequence MDLRIFTEPQQGASYDTLLTVARATENLGFDAFFRSDHFLSMGSADGLPGPTDAWITLAGLARETSRIRLGTLMTAGTFRLPGVLAIQVAQVDQMSGGRVELGLGAGWFEEEHRAYGIPFPKERFARLEEQLAILTGLWGTETGKTFSHDGRYYRLEDSPALPKPAQRKVPVLIGGHGATRTPRLAARYADEFNIPFASPQDTERQFGRVRAAAEAAGRPPGDLVYSNALVVCVGRDDAEVSRRAAAIGREVDELRSNGLAGSPAEVVDKLGRYAAAGSSRVYLQVLDLHDLDHLELISSQVRSQLD, from the coding sequence ATGGACCTTCGCATCTTCACCGAACCCCAGCAAGGCGCCTCCTACGACACCCTGCTCACCGTGGCCAGAGCCACTGAGAACCTCGGCTTCGACGCCTTCTTCCGCTCGGACCACTTCCTCAGCATGGGGTCGGCAGACGGCCTGCCCGGACCTACCGACGCCTGGATCACCCTGGCCGGGCTCGCCCGCGAGACCAGCCGGATCAGGCTGGGCACGCTGATGACGGCCGGCACCTTCCGGCTGCCCGGTGTGCTCGCCATCCAGGTCGCGCAGGTCGACCAGATGTCCGGCGGCCGCGTCGAACTCGGGCTCGGCGCCGGCTGGTTCGAGGAGGAGCACCGGGCCTACGGCATCCCCTTCCCCAAGGAGAGATTCGCCCGCCTCGAGGAGCAACTCGCCATCCTCACAGGCCTGTGGGGCACGGAGACCGGCAAGACCTTCAGCCATGACGGGCGCTACTACCGGCTGGAGGACTCTCCGGCGTTGCCCAAGCCCGCCCAGCGGAAGGTCCCCGTGCTGATCGGCGGCCACGGCGCCACCCGCACCCCGCGGCTGGCGGCGCGGTACGCCGACGAGTTCAACATCCCCTTCGCGTCGCCACAGGACACGGAGCGCCAGTTCGGCCGCGTCCGCGCGGCTGCCGAGGCGGCCGGGCGTCCCCCGGGCGACCTCGTGTACTCCAACGCCCTCGTCGTCTGCGTGGGCAGGGACGACGCGGAGGTCTCCCGCCGCGCCGCCGCCATCGGCCGCGAGGTCGACGAACTCAGGTCCAACGGCCTCGCCGGGTCGCCCGCCGAGGTCGTCGACAAGCTCGGCCGGTACGCCGCCGCCGGCTCTTCCCGTGTCTACCTCCAGGTCCTCGACCTGCACGACCTCGACCACTTGGAGCTCATCTCCTCGCAGGTCCGGTCCCAGCTGGACTGA
- the mmuM gene encoding homocysteine S-methyltransferase: protein MKPARSLAAALAGDGPLVLDGGLSNQLEAQGCDLSDDLWSARLLADRPEQIEAAHTAYVRAGAQVLVTSSYQATYEGFARSGVRRDEAAGLLARSVALARAAAERAAREVWVAASVGPYGAMLADGSEYRGRYGLTVRELEAFHRPRVEALARAGPDVLALETVPDSDEATALLHATADTGVPVWLSYTIEGGRTRAGQDLGAAFALAAGHHHVIAVGVNCCEPADADRAVETAARETGRPVVVYPNSGERWDARARAWSGGITFDPARLPEWAAAGARLVGGCCRVGPDRIAALASRTRASHRSSGDDART from the coding sequence GTGAAGCCCGCCCGCAGTCTCGCCGCCGCCCTCGCCGGGGACGGCCCGCTCGTCCTCGACGGCGGACTCTCCAACCAACTGGAGGCACAGGGCTGCGACCTGTCCGACGACCTCTGGTCGGCACGGCTGCTCGCCGACCGGCCCGAGCAGATCGAGGCCGCGCACACGGCTTATGTGCGGGCGGGCGCCCAGGTGCTCGTCACCTCCAGCTACCAGGCCACCTACGAGGGGTTCGCCCGGAGCGGCGTCCGGCGTGACGAGGCGGCCGGGCTCCTCGCCCGCAGCGTGGCGCTCGCACGCGCGGCCGCGGAGCGGGCGGCCCGGGAGGTGTGGGTGGCCGCTTCGGTGGGACCGTACGGCGCGATGCTCGCCGACGGCAGCGAGTACCGGGGCCGCTACGGACTGACGGTGCGGGAACTGGAGGCCTTCCACCGTCCCCGTGTCGAGGCCCTCGCCCGGGCCGGCCCGGACGTCCTCGCCCTGGAGACCGTGCCGGACAGCGACGAGGCGACGGCCCTGCTGCACGCCACCGCGGACACCGGCGTGCCGGTCTGGCTCTCCTACACGATCGAGGGCGGACGCACCCGCGCAGGCCAGGACCTCGGGGCGGCCTTCGCTCTGGCCGCGGGCCACCACCATGTCATCGCCGTCGGCGTCAACTGCTGCGAACCCGCCGACGCGGACCGCGCCGTGGAGACCGCCGCCCGCGAGACCGGCAGACCGGTCGTGGTCTATCCCAACAGCGGGGAACGGTGGGACGCCCGCGCCCGTGCATGGTCCGGCGGCATCACCTTCGACCCGGCACGGCTGCCCGAATGGGCCGCCGCCGGGGCCCGCCTGGTCGGCGGATGCTGCCGCGTCGGACCGGACCGCATCGCCGCCCTCGCGTCGCGCACCCGGGCCTCACACCGGTCGAGCGGGGACGACGCCCGGACATGA
- a CDS encoding arginine deiminase: MGFHVDSETGLLRRVILHRPDLELKRLTPSNKDALLFDDLLWVRRARQEHDGFADVLRDRGVAVHLFGDLLRESLEIPAARELVLDRVFDEKEYGPLATDHLRAAFDDMDTRALTEALIGGVTKREFLAGHSEPSSVRFHVMDLDDFLLGPLPNHIFTRDTSAWIYDGVSINAMRWPARRRETVHFEAIYKHHPLFTGPEAGEFHHWSEGQDDYPSTIEGGDVLVIGNGAVLIGMSERTTPQAVEMLARGLFAAGSARTIVALDMPKRRAFMHLDTVMTMVDHDTFTQYAGLGMLRSYTIEPAAGDRAVSLRVTDHPPEHMHSAIAAALGLKDIRVLTATQDVHSAEREQWDDGCNVLAVEPGVVVAYDRNVTTNTHLRKQGIEVIEIPGSELGRGRGGPRCMSCPVERGAVQPPS, translated from the coding sequence ATGGGATTCCATGTCGACTCCGAGACCGGGCTTCTGCGCCGGGTCATTCTGCACCGGCCGGATCTGGAGCTGAAGAGGCTCACGCCGAGCAACAAGGACGCGCTGCTCTTCGACGACCTGCTCTGGGTCCGGCGCGCCCGCCAGGAGCACGACGGCTTCGCCGACGTGCTGCGCGACCGGGGTGTCGCCGTCCATCTCTTCGGCGATCTGCTGCGGGAGTCGCTGGAGATCCCCGCGGCGCGCGAACTCGTCCTGGACCGGGTCTTCGACGAGAAGGAGTACGGTCCGCTCGCCACGGACCATCTGCGCGCCGCCTTCGACGACATGGACACCCGGGCGCTCACCGAGGCGCTCATCGGCGGCGTGACGAAACGGGAGTTCCTCGCCGGCCACTCCGAGCCGTCCTCCGTCCGATTCCACGTCATGGATCTCGACGACTTCCTGCTCGGTCCCCTGCCCAACCACATCTTCACCCGCGACACCTCCGCGTGGATCTACGACGGCGTCTCCATCAACGCCATGCGCTGGCCCGCCCGCCGGCGAGAGACCGTGCACTTCGAGGCGATCTACAAGCACCATCCGCTGTTCACCGGCCCGGAGGCGGGGGAGTTCCACCACTGGTCCGAGGGCCAGGACGACTACCCCTCCACCATCGAGGGCGGCGACGTACTCGTCATCGGCAACGGAGCGGTGCTCATCGGCATGAGCGAGCGCACCACCCCCCAGGCCGTGGAGATGCTCGCCCGGGGACTGTTCGCGGCGGGCTCCGCCCGGACGATCGTCGCGCTCGACATGCCCAAGCGCCGAGCGTTCATGCACCTGGACACGGTGATGACGATGGTGGACCACGACACGTTCACCCAGTACGCGGGGCTGGGCATGCTGCGCTCGTACACGATCGAGCCGGCGGCGGGCGACCGGGCCGTGTCCCTGCGGGTCACCGACCATCCGCCGGAGCACATGCACAGCGCGATCGCGGCGGCCCTCGGGCTCAAGGACATCCGGGTGCTCACCGCGACGCAGGACGTGCACTCGGCGGAACGGGAGCAGTGGGACGACGGCTGCAACGTCCTCGCCGTCGAGCCCGGGGTGGTCGTCGCGTACGACCGCAATGTCACGACCAACACCCATCTGCGCAAGCAGGGGATCGAGGTGATAGAGATCCCGGGAAGCGAACTCGGCCGCGGCCGGGGCGGTCCGCGCTGTATGAGCTGCCCGGTCGAGCGGGGCGCCGTCCAGCCGCCCTCCTGA